One Rhipicephalus microplus isolate Deutch F79 chromosome 4, USDA_Rmic, whole genome shotgun sequence genomic window carries:
- the LOC119172740 gene encoding tigger transposable element-derived protein 6: MNGTDKRPLLAIGRSKKPHCFKGNRRLPVSYTMNLKSWMTRPIFSSWLQSLDADMRKANRSVCLLLDNCSAHHVDMQLRNVRLAFFPPNCTSVLQPLDHGVIRSVKCAYRERLIQRLLLNICMKHPTDEDLFRALEMITAAWIVTSPAVITNSFTQASLVTLQASCTDPAEPKEGSPVGALDDGIGDRAVPPSLTSARGELCAMANEILDGLSIHEFVCADEGIVVHKVTDEAIVSSVCKAADPDEQRPEQPEKTSP; encoded by the coding sequence ATGAATGGCACAGATAAACGGCCACTGCTCGCTATTGGCAGGAGCAAGAAGCCCCACTGTTTCAAGGGGAATCGCAGGCTGCCAGTAAGCTACACCATGAACTTGAAGTCGTGGATGACGCGCCCAATTTTTAGCAGCTGGCTCCAGTCACTCGATGCCGACATGCGGAAGGCAAACAGGTCGGTCTGCCTTCTTCTTGACAACTGTAGCGCCCATCACGTCGACATGCAGCTCAGAAACGTGCGCCTGGCGTTTTTTCCACCAAACTGCACTTCGGTGCTGCAGCCTCTCGATCATGGAGTTATTCGCAGCGTGAAGTGTGCTTACAGAGAGAGGCTGATTCAGCGTTTGCTGCTGAATATATGTATGAAGCACCCCACTGACGAGGACTTGTTCAGGGCCCTAGAGATGATCACCGCCGCATGGATTGTGACGAGTCCAGCCGTGATAACGAATAGCTTCACACAAGCCAGCCTTGTCACTCTGCAGGCATCATGCACTGATCCAGCAGAACCGAAAGAAGGTTCGCCTGTAGGCGCACTTGATGACGGTATTGGTGACAGGGCAGTGCCACCATCACTGACCAGTGCACGGGGCGAACTTTGTGCCATGGCAAACGAGATTCTCGATGGCCTCAGCATCCATGAGTTTGTTTGCGCAGATGAAGGCATCGTCGTGCACAAAGTGACTGATGAAGCCATCGTCAGTAGCGTGTGCAAGGCGGCGGATCCCGATGAGCAACGACCAGAGCAGCCAGAGAAAACAAGTCCATAG